One genomic window of Candidatus Pseudobacter hemicellulosilyticus includes the following:
- a CDS encoding SusC/RagA family TonB-linked outer membrane protein produces MKLTAYLLLICSMHVCATTSSQTITWSGRDVSLNKLFNVIKQQTGYGVFGNASLLKQSRKVSISAVEMPLADFLNLALKEQPLTYRILDKTIVLYRKYDDPDDVSATSASRDSSLHFLTLQAMFDPIKGKVTTEAGLPLAGVSISIKGEKGGVSTDEAGNFSINAQARQVLVFTYIGMESQQLRISDPSKTLSIVLKPAEAAMKDVVVTGYSNLRKESFTGNSIKVEREQILKVAQRNVIDVLQVFDPSFRIEMNNIMGSDPNTMPQFYIRGRSGIGVKELDQQDISQAALQNNPNLPIFIMDGYEVPSSRVYDYDPMRIKSITILKDAAATAIYGSRAANGVVVIETIAPIPGKLRVNYNLVSSLTAPDLSEYNLMNAEEKLEAERLAGFYVSTVPATQNQLENEYIRKRNQLMRGVNTDWISQPVTNELNQKHTLALDGGSNDLRFNILLKYDRQNGVMKESKRERMGAGLILEYRFNNFQLRNDLSYDAVKATNSPYGSFSDYTWKAPYDEIVDRTGKYLKNTTTWHGGGTNQLNLVNPLYEVYNTQNFSRNGYNALINNTSLVWRVLPQLQIKGQLSVNKTDNEAKEFYDPASGRFVVNANTDLATVGSLSMNNSSRLSVNTNLFANYVNNINGHNMNFSAGINTVENKSNGESLYFTGFPTGSQSSPNFAARIVNLPSYSDNHTRMFGSFLALNYSFNDIYLLDVSSRLDGSSEFGSKKRYAPFYSLGAGINLHRYAFMANNKWISRARITGSFGQLGKTNFQPYAAKDNYVISEGWYRTGVGASLMYMGNPNLTWEKTNTYDLVMDLGLLQDLINVNVNWYNKLTKDLVNDVDLPLSAGFSAYKDNIGEVRNRGIEINVRANVYRSKDVLIAVYGNFASNKNTLVDISRSLQNYNQRVDNQYKTYNQYTATNIDSAKKYSTPHTKYVVGGSLTSIFGMQSLGINPMDGKEIFLKRDGTITYDWNAADQVIIGDAAPKGQGAFGINFSYKGFTLFTSCLYQYGSQEYNYTLLNKVENVDLYNRNTDRRVLTDRWRKPGDVTNLKDIKESLYTTRPTSRFIQDYNAITINSISLGYNFTQEQLKHMGLSMCRIQVSTNNVATISSVRQERGLSYPFARTFDLSLNVGL; encoded by the coding sequence ATGAAACTAACTGCGTATCTACTGTTGATCTGTAGCATGCATGTATGTGCTACAACGTCTTCGCAAACCATCACCTGGTCGGGAAGGGACGTGTCCCTGAACAAGCTGTTCAACGTGATCAAACAGCAGACCGGGTATGGTGTTTTTGGCAATGCCAGCCTGCTGAAGCAATCCAGGAAAGTGAGTATTTCCGCTGTGGAAATGCCACTGGCAGATTTCCTCAACCTTGCGCTGAAAGAGCAACCCCTCACCTATCGCATTCTCGACAAGACCATCGTTCTGTACAGGAAATACGATGATCCTGACGATGTTTCGGCTACCAGCGCATCCAGGGATTCCAGCCTTCATTTTCTCACCCTCCAGGCTATGTTTGATCCTATAAAGGGAAAGGTCACTACTGAAGCGGGCCTGCCCCTGGCTGGTGTAAGCATCAGTATCAAAGGAGAAAAAGGCGGTGTATCAACCGATGAAGCCGGTAACTTCAGCATCAATGCCCAGGCCAGACAGGTACTGGTCTTCACCTATATTGGAATGGAATCACAGCAGCTCAGGATCAGCGATCCTTCCAAAACGCTCAGCATTGTGCTGAAACCTGCGGAAGCTGCCATGAAAGATGTGGTGGTAACAGGGTACAGCAACCTGCGGAAAGAATCCTTTACCGGCAACTCCATCAAAGTGGAAAGGGAGCAGATCCTGAAAGTAGCGCAGCGTAACGTCATTGACGTACTGCAGGTCTTTGATCCCTCTTTTCGCATTGAAATGAATAATATCATGGGCTCCGATCCCAATACCATGCCGCAGTTCTATATCCGCGGCCGCTCAGGCATCGGTGTCAAAGAGCTGGACCAGCAGGATATTTCCCAGGCCGCTCTGCAGAACAATCCCAACCTGCCCATCTTCATCATGGACGGTTATGAAGTACCGTCTTCCCGGGTGTATGACTATGATCCTATGCGCATCAAGTCTATCACTATCCTGAAAGATGCGGCGGCTACCGCCATCTATGGTTCCCGTGCAGCCAACGGCGTGGTGGTGATAGAGACCATCGCACCCATTCCCGGCAAGCTTCGCGTTAACTATAACCTGGTATCCTCCCTCACCGCTCCGGATCTCTCCGAATACAACCTGATGAATGCCGAGGAAAAGCTGGAAGCAGAAAGGCTGGCCGGCTTTTATGTATCTACTGTTCCTGCCACCCAGAACCAGCTGGAGAATGAATATATCCGCAAGCGGAACCAGCTCATGCGGGGCGTTAATACGGATTGGATCTCCCAACCGGTTACCAACGAGTTAAACCAGAAACATACCCTGGCGCTGGACGGCGGCTCCAATGATCTCCGCTTCAATATCCTGCTCAAGTACGACCGGCAGAATGGCGTTATGAAAGAATCCAAGCGGGAGCGCATGGGCGCCGGCCTGATCCTGGAATACCGCTTTAATAATTTCCAGCTGCGCAATGACCTTTCTTACGATGCCGTAAAAGCTACCAACTCGCCCTATGGCAGCTTCAGCGATTATACCTGGAAAGCCCCTTATGATGAAATCGTTGACCGGACCGGTAAATACCTAAAGAACACCACTACCTGGCATGGCGGGGGCACCAACCAGCTGAACCTGGTGAATCCCCTGTATGAAGTATACAATACCCAGAACTTCAGCAGGAACGGGTACAACGCACTCATCAATAACACGTCACTTGTATGGCGCGTGCTGCCGCAGCTGCAGATCAAGGGCCAGTTATCTGTGAACAAGACCGATAATGAAGCCAAAGAATTTTATGATCCCGCATCCGGCAGGTTTGTTGTCAATGCCAATACAGACCTGGCTACGGTTGGCTCGCTGAGTATGAATAATTCCAGCAGGCTGTCCGTCAATACCAACCTGTTTGCCAACTATGTCAACAATATCAACGGGCATAACATGAACTTCTCGGCCGGTATCAATACGGTAGAGAACAAAAGCAATGGCGAGTCCCTGTACTTCACAGGCTTCCCCACAGGCAGCCAGAGCTCACCCAATTTTGCCGCAAGGATCGTTAACCTGCCATCGTATTCCGACAACCACACCCGGATGTTCGGTTCTTTCCTGGCCCTGAACTATTCCTTTAACGATATCTACCTGCTGGACGTATCGTCCCGCCTGGATGGTTCTTCTGAGTTTGGTTCCAAAAAGCGGTATGCACCATTTTATTCACTGGGCGCCGGTATCAACCTGCACCGGTATGCCTTTATGGCCAACAACAAATGGATCAGCCGGGCACGCATTACAGGCTCTTTTGGTCAGCTGGGTAAAACCAATTTCCAGCCCTATGCCGCCAAGGATAACTATGTTATCTCCGAAGGCTGGTACAGGACCGGTGTAGGCGCCTCGCTGATGTATATGGGCAATCCCAATCTTACCTGGGAAAAGACCAATACCTACGACCTGGTGATGGATCTCGGCTTACTGCAGGATCTGATCAACGTAAACGTGAACTGGTACAATAAGCTGACCAAGGATCTTGTCAATGATGTGGACCTGCCGCTTTCTGCCGGTTTCAGCGCCTACAAGGACAATATCGGGGAAGTAAGGAACCGGGGTATAGAGATCAATGTCCGTGCCAATGTGTACCGCAGCAAGGATGTGCTGATTGCCGTGTATGGCAACTTTGCCAGCAACAAGAATACGCTGGTGGATATTTCCCGCTCACTGCAGAACTATAACCAGCGCGTGGATAATCAATACAAAACCTATAACCAGTATACCGCTACCAATATTGACTCTGCTAAAAAGTACAGCACCCCGCATACCAAATATGTAGTGGGCGGTTCACTGACCTCTATCTTCGGCATGCAGTCGCTGGGCATCAATCCTATGGACGGGAAAGAGATCTTCCTGAAAAGGGATGGCACCATCACGTACGACTGGAATGCCGCCGACCAGGTGATCATTGGCGATGCTGCTCCCAAGGGGCAGGGCGCTTTTGGTATCAACTTCAGCTACAAAGGATTTACGCTGTTCACCTCCTGCCTGTACCAGTACGGCTCCCAGGAGTACAACTATACCCTGCTGAACAAGGTGGAAAATGTTGATCTCTACAACAGGAATACAGACAGGCGGGTGCTCACGGATCGCTGGCGGAAGCCTGGTGATGTGACCAATCTGAAGGATATCAAAGAAAGCCTTTACACCACAAGGCCCACTTCCCGCTTTATCCAGGATTACAATGCCATCACCATCAACTCCATCAGCCTGGGTTACAATTTCACCCAGGAGCAGCTCAAGCACATGGGGCTTTCCATGTGCAGGATACAGGTGAGCACTAACAATGTAGCTACTATTTCCTCCGTAAGGCAGGAAAGAGGGTTGAGCTACCCGTTTGCCAGAACTTTTGATCTATCCTTAAACGTAGGACTCTAA
- a CDS encoding RagB/SusD family nutrient uptake outer membrane protein codes for MRTIPILLYVAIVSLLGTGCNKWLDTQPSDQISDEKLYQNADGFRTALNGVYQQVSVRELYGHHLTWGLASVMSQDYDRNNLDYVNYYLADYNYTQATYTVPVINGIWSKSYNAIANCNKIISAIEPLDSTFFPLLSAERNLILGEAMAMRGLLHFELLRLYAPAPAAQPQGYFIPYVSEYPARYTAPSTTIGVMDSIIRDLETAQVLVARNDTITNRTMMMYKLQSLMAGGNTPNGGLFFNYRMHRLNYVAIQGLLARAYLYKGDYVKALEKADYLYKQFSPAPSSRLKWWAWTASYSMTGADKYIKLVDDVIMAFYNPEEVNMIKAIKDQYSPFNLADEFMTTWLPGNVRDYRMDFLGLSAENKKSPKWNETTSQSQWRKEQNFLMPVLRFSEIYLIYAETLFHAGRTTEALAVFNEFRYARGRTTAFNSTDPEAFYEELLLEYRREFFEEGQTVFAHKRLNRPIMVGTRRIDIDQRLVLPIPEGETIF; via the coding sequence ATGCGTACAATACCAATTCTTTTATATGTAGCGATAGTGTCCCTGCTGGGCACGGGTTGCAATAAATGGCTCGATACACAACCGTCTGACCAGATCAGCGATGAAAAACTGTATCAGAATGCCGATGGTTTCCGGACAGCGCTGAACGGTGTTTACCAGCAGGTGTCGGTGCGGGAACTTTATGGTCATCATCTAACCTGGGGACTGGCCAGCGTCATGTCGCAGGACTATGACCGCAACAACCTGGATTATGTCAACTATTACCTGGCCGATTACAATTACACGCAGGCTACCTATACGGTGCCGGTGATCAATGGTATCTGGTCCAAGTCGTACAACGCTATTGCTAACTGCAACAAGATCATCTCGGCCATCGAACCGCTGGATTCCACTTTCTTTCCCCTGCTTTCCGCAGAAAGGAACCTGATCCTGGGAGAGGCCATGGCCATGCGGGGACTGCTGCATTTTGAGCTGCTGCGTTTATATGCACCGGCGCCGGCTGCCCAGCCCCAGGGATATTTCATTCCCTATGTTTCCGAATATCCTGCCCGCTATACAGCGCCTTCTACTACCATTGGCGTCATGGACAGTATTATCCGCGACCTGGAAACAGCGCAGGTGCTGGTAGCCCGTAATGATACCATTACCAACAGGACCATGATGATGTACAAGCTGCAGTCGCTGATGGCAGGGGGCAATACGCCCAATGGTGGTCTCTTCTTCAATTATCGGATGCACCGGTTGAACTATGTAGCTATCCAGGGCCTGCTGGCCAGGGCTTACCTCTATAAAGGGGATTATGTCAAAGCACTGGAAAAAGCAGACTATCTCTACAAGCAGTTCAGTCCTGCTCCCAGCAGTCGCCTCAAATGGTGGGCCTGGACAGCTTCCTACAGTATGACCGGCGCCGACAAGTATATCAAGCTGGTGGATGATGTGATCATGGCCTTTTATAACCCGGAAGAAGTGAATATGATCAAAGCGATCAAGGATCAGTATTCACCCTTCAACCTGGCGGACGAGTTCATGACCACCTGGCTGCCGGGCAATGTGCGGGATTACCGGATGGATTTCCTGGGCCTCTCCGCTGAAAATAAAAAATCGCCCAAATGGAATGAGACTACTTCACAGTCCCAGTGGAGGAAGGAACAGAACTTCCTGATGCCGGTATTGCGTTTCAGTGAGATCTACCTGATCTATGCGGAAACCCTTTTCCATGCAGGCCGTACCACCGAGGCGCTGGCCGTTTTCAATGAGTTCCGCTATGCCCGCGGCCGTACCACTGCTTTCAACAGCACTGATCCGGAAGCCTTCTACGAAGAGCTTTTACTGGAATACCGCAGGGAATTCTTTGAAGAAGGACAGACCGTCTTCGCCCACAAAAGGCTTAACAGGCCCATCATGGTAGGTACACGGAGGATCGATATTGATCAGCGGCTTGTACTGCCTATACCAGAAGGCGAAACCATTTTTTAA
- a CDS encoding DUF4843 domain-containing protein, with the protein MKQSSFLIIAILSLLLTNCKKQEMEFYESGRYVQFTAAVTDTLTLSFFFYAGKPSVDMSLPVRMVGQMPSGNLSYQLKVDPQVTTAQAKHYTIPGSFTFRQGLATDSAVITINNSAELAQQQVLLALEITATDDLIPGQTNYIRKIIKINDMVSKPAWWAGTIETGYLGVYTEKKYRTFMAATGVGALNEYSPALQRELILQFKYYLIEMRDAGTPVLESDGTDMLSTVPIIG; encoded by the coding sequence ATGAAGCAATCATCTTTTCTGATCATAGCCATCCTGTCCCTGTTGCTGACGAATTGCAAAAAACAGGAAATGGAATTTTATGAATCCGGACGGTATGTTCAGTTCACTGCCGCCGTCACGGATACGCTGACACTTTCCTTTTTCTTTTATGCCGGCAAGCCTTCGGTTGACATGTCCCTGCCTGTGCGTATGGTAGGACAAATGCCTTCAGGCAACCTGAGCTACCAGCTGAAAGTTGACCCGCAGGTCACTACGGCCCAGGCAAAGCACTATACCATTCCCGGCAGCTTTACTTTCCGGCAGGGGCTGGCCACTGACTCTGCTGTTATTACCATCAACAATTCAGCAGAGCTTGCCCAGCAGCAGGTATTGCTGGCCCTGGAGATCACCGCCACTGATGATTTAATACCCGGGCAGACCAACTATATCCGGAAGATCATCAAGATCAACGATATGGTGAGCAAACCCGCCTGGTGGGCCGGCACTATTGAAACCGGTTATCTCGGGGTCTATACGGAGAAAAAGTACCGGACCTTCATGGCCGCCACTGGTGTTGGCGCCCTGAACGAGTATTCACCCGCCCTGCAACGGGAACTGATCCTTCAATTCAAGTATTACCTGATAGAAATGAGGGATGCCGGTACCCCGGTACTGGAGTCCGATGGAACGGATATGCTGTCTACCGTTCCCATCATTGGGTAG
- a CDS encoding PKD-like family lipoprotein: MKRKFIQLLIAGLAFGSLQSCIKDKGDYEYNYGNEVTIRYATYSYTVFLADTLTVTPLRTFANPQGDTTDYDHAWYINGEQYSDAPVLKYAGKAIGSTSVYYYMIDRKSGIWFPAASSFTINTSSPFAAGWGILYEKDNESELAHVRINGTSFVDYKDLYKTYNNGESMGSAPVKIRDYAVSSGRGMYVLQRGGPGPLELDANGFSKKLVAKDAFTAGAPAGFEPVDMAFFGTADLLVNKDGTLYSRTFPSGALPFATPWFSTPVQYTRGLKISDIWDSWSRNATFSIMHDELNNRLLTMSFNIGTNPSGGIPIRDIPAPVTPYPEEYSPLNNLGNWDYVWGGTFNDASGLMDGAMLLRSPADSKLYWQTFQIQVTGNNDARVTPKTRVLFQGNNLVTDKSILKTVKTRGYLFFTAGADNKQLYYYDNISGQPVVKYTEFSSPITAIEPAEDGMTMAIGLEDGTFLIYDISNEVIISGVPKELHRYGGLGKVVDIIVKGGKTS, from the coding sequence ATGAAACGCAAATTCATACAACTGCTTATTGCCGGACTGGCCTTTGGTTCCCTGCAGTCCTGCATAAAAGACAAAGGAGACTACGAATACAACTATGGCAATGAGGTGACCATCCGGTATGCCACCTATAGTTATACGGTATTCCTGGCAGATACGCTGACGGTGACGCCGTTGCGGACATTTGCCAATCCACAGGGAGATACCACGGACTATGATCATGCCTGGTATATCAACGGGGAGCAATATTCGGATGCACCGGTGCTGAAATATGCGGGTAAAGCCATTGGCTCCACCAGCGTGTATTATTACATGATCGACAGAAAGAGCGGTATCTGGTTCCCGGCGGCCAGTTCCTTCACCATCAATACCAGCTCTCCCTTTGCTGCCGGCTGGGGTATCCTGTATGAGAAGGATAACGAATCAGAGCTGGCGCATGTGCGGATCAATGGTACCAGCTTTGTTGATTACAAGGATCTCTACAAGACCTATAACAATGGGGAGTCCATGGGCTCGGCCCCTGTTAAGATCAGGGACTATGCGGTGAGTAGCGGCCGGGGTATGTATGTGCTGCAGCGGGGTGGTCCCGGACCACTGGAGCTGGATGCCAATGGCTTTAGTAAAAAGCTGGTGGCAAAGGATGCCTTCACGGCCGGTGCGCCGGCCGGTTTTGAGCCGGTGGATATGGCTTTCTTCGGAACGGCTGATCTGCTGGTGAACAAGGACGGCACGCTCTACTCCAGGACCTTTCCCAGTGGCGCGTTGCCCTTTGCTACGCCCTGGTTCAGTACGCCGGTACAGTACACCCGTGGCCTTAAAATTTCCGATATCTGGGATTCCTGGTCGCGCAACGCCACATTCTCCATCATGCATGATGAGCTTAACAACCGGCTGCTGACCATGTCCTTCAATATCGGCACCAATCCCAGCGGTGGTATTCCCATCAGGGATATCCCTGCACCCGTAACACCCTATCCGGAAGAGTATTCGCCCCTGAATAACCTCGGTAACTGGGATTATGTGTGGGGTGGCACTTTCAATGATGCCTCCGGTCTGATGGATGGCGCCATGCTGTTGCGCAGCCCTGCTGACTCAAAGCTGTACTGGCAAACTTTCCAGATCCAGGTAACGGGTAATAATGATGCGCGGGTAACGCCCAAAACGCGGGTACTTTTTCAGGGTAATAACCTGGTGACGGACAAAAGTATTCTCAAAACGGTCAAGACAAGAGGGTACCTGTTCTTTACTGCCGGTGCGGATAATAAGCAGCTGTACTATTATGATAATATCTCTGGCCAGCCGGTAGTGAAGTACACGGAGTTCAGCAGTCCTATAACAGCTATAGAACCTGCAGAAGATGGTATGACCATGGCTATTGGACTTGAAGATGGCACTTTCCTTATTTACGATATTTCCAATGAAGTGATCATCAGCGGCGTGCCGAAAGAATTGCATCGGTATGGCGGGCTGGGAAAAGTAGTGGACATCATCGTAAAAGGTGGTAAAACTTCTTAG
- a CDS encoding ABC transporter ATP-binding protein, with product MSESIVKVENLSHRYSVQWAVRDINFELTKNGIYGLLGANGAGKSTIMNIMCGVLKQTQGTVYIRGVNLRKEPVKAKKHIGFLPQQPPLQTDLTVEEFLTHCARIRLMQPAAIKPAMEEVMSKVGISHFSKRLIRNLSGGYQQRVGIAQAIIHRPDFVVLDEPTNGLDPNQILEVRNLIREIAEERTVILSTHILQEVQALCDNIWMINEGQVVFSGALDEFDNYIKPNTLIVALMTPPIIEELQAIRGVVNVEDLGGNRYRIQFSDLQEVTERIVAASVANNWRLMEITPEKNSLDTIFAELSKKKKQ from the coding sequence ATGAGTGAATCCATCGTAAAAGTGGAGAACCTGTCGCACCGGTACAGCGTGCAATGGGCTGTCAGGGATATTAATTTCGAACTGACGAAAAATGGCATTTACGGCCTGCTGGGCGCCAATGGCGCCGGTAAATCCACTATCATGAACATCATGTGCGGCGTGCTCAAGCAAACGCAGGGAACGGTCTATATCCGTGGCGTGAACCTGCGCAAGGAGCCGGTAAAGGCAAAAAAACATATCGGCTTCCTGCCCCAGCAACCACCGCTGCAAACAGACCTTACCGTTGAGGAATTCCTGACGCACTGCGCCCGCATCCGCCTGATGCAGCCTGCAGCCATCAAACCTGCTATGGAAGAAGTGATGAGCAAGGTAGGCATCAGCCATTTCAGCAAGCGGCTGATCCGGAACCTCTCCGGCGGCTACCAGCAGCGCGTAGGTATTGCACAGGCCATCATCCACAGACCTGATTTTGTAGTACTGGACGAACCAACCAATGGCCTTGATCCCAACCAGATCCTGGAAGTGCGTAACCTCATCCGCGAGATAGCAGAAGAAAGGACGGTGATCCTTTCTACCCATATCCTTCAGGAGGTGCAGGCCTTGTGTGATAATATCTGGATGATCAATGAAGGGCAGGTAGTGTTCTCCGGGGCGCTTGATGAGTTTGATAATTACATCAAACCCAATACCCTGATAGTAGCGCTTATGACGCCGCCCATTATAGAGGAACTGCAGGCCATACGGGGCGTGGTGAACGTGGAGGACCTTGGCGGTAACCGGTACAGGATCCAGTTCAGCGACCTGCAGGAGGTGACGGAAAGGATTGTAGCGGCCTCAGTGGCTAACAACTGGCGGCTTATGGAGATCACGCCGGAGAAAAACTCCCTCGATACCATTTTCGCGGAGCTGTCGAAGAAAAAGAAACAGTAA
- a CDS encoding Gldg family protein yields the protein MKTIINIAKTELQKLFYSPVAWLILVIFAFQVALGFTGIYEGMVRRQSLGWPLYSVTLSTFSGMMGMFTNVQTYLYLYIPLLTMGVMSREYGSGSIKLLYSSPLTSTQIILGKYLSLMVFGLALIFILGVFSGYAAFTIDRVDWPVILTGLLGLYLLICSYAAVGLFMSSLTSYTVVAAMGTLVTLAMLNYVRTIGQEIEFVRDITFWLAMGGRADNFIGGLITSEDLLYFVIVIGMFLGFTILKLHIGRQKSSWIANFGRYAGVFLLAILLGYFSAKPKLMAYLDVTRNKTNTLTKSSQEVLGQLKDGLTITTYTNMLEQNYYLALPQNYKSDEYVFKRYIRFKPEIKRVYKYYYHKAENEHLDKQYPNLSDQQRMDTLKKINNWTFDILPYSEIAKEADLDPEKYRFVRVLERENGAKTFLRVFDDMQRMPSEAEISAAFKRLTRQLPVVGFLGGHGERESTNGFDRGYKMFAQEKTFRYALINQGFDFANVTLDKPIPDDIKILVIAEPKKLLAPEEWVNLQQYIDRGGNMLICGEPGRQEFLNPITQPLGVSFMNGVLVKPSEKFQSNLLVQNPTKAAEDFSHYFAAMRRRELSLIMPMAGGLELDSSKGFKVTTLFTSDSSGSWNEIETSNFVDDSAVFNPSKEVMKPVPTVAALSRTVNGKEQKIVVAGDADWLSNGELGMTRKDLQPGNFTLITGAFYWMSDGEVPIDMRRDPAEDKSISVGEKGWAVSNIFLKWVFTGLLIAAGLVIWLKRRGR from the coding sequence ATGAAGACAATTATCAATATAGCCAAAACCGAATTACAGAAATTATTCTATTCGCCGGTGGCCTGGCTGATCCTGGTGATCTTTGCATTCCAGGTAGCTTTGGGATTTACCGGCATCTATGAAGGAATGGTACGCCGTCAGTCCCTGGGCTGGCCGCTGTATAGTGTTACCCTCTCCACCTTTTCCGGGATGATGGGTATGTTCACCAATGTGCAAACCTACCTGTACCTGTATATACCCCTGCTGACCATGGGCGTTATGAGCCGTGAGTACGGCAGTGGTTCTATCAAATTATTGTATTCTTCTCCCCTCACCAGCACCCAGATCATTCTCGGGAAATACCTTTCCCTGATGGTCTTTGGCCTGGCGCTCATCTTTATCCTCGGGGTATTCAGCGGCTATGCTGCGTTTACCATTGATCGGGTAGACTGGCCCGTGATCCTCACCGGCCTGCTGGGCCTGTACCTGCTGATCTGCTCCTATGCAGCCGTGGGATTATTCATGTCTTCCCTCACTTCCTATACAGTGGTGGCGGCCATGGGCACCCTGGTGACCCTGGCCATGTTGAATTATGTACGAACCATAGGGCAGGAGATTGAGTTTGTAAGGGACATCACCTTCTGGCTGGCCATGGGCGGCCGGGCCGATAACTTCATCGGCGGCCTGATCACCAGTGAGGACCTGCTCTATTTTGTGATCGTGATCGGCATGTTCCTGGGCTTTACTATCCTGAAGCTGCATATAGGCCGGCAGAAAAGCAGCTGGATAGCCAATTTTGGCCGCTATGCCGGGGTATTCCTGCTGGCCATCCTGCTGGGCTATTTCAGTGCCAAACCCAAGCTGATGGCCTACCTGGATGTTACCCGCAACAAGACCAATACGCTGACCAAAAGCAGCCAGGAGGTTCTGGGCCAGCTGAAAGACGGGCTGACCATTACCACCTATACCAATATGCTGGAGCAGAACTACTACCTGGCCCTGCCCCAGAACTACAAATCGGATGAATATGTTTTCAAACGCTATATCCGTTTCAAACCAGAGATAAAAAGAGTATATAAATATTATTACCACAAAGCAGAGAATGAGCACCTGGACAAGCAGTATCCCAACCTGAGCGACCAGCAGCGGATGGATACCCTGAAAAAGATCAATAACTGGACATTTGATATCCTGCCCTACAGTGAGATTGCTAAAGAGGCAGACCTGGATCCTGAGAAGTATCGCTTTGTCCGTGTCCTGGAAAGAGAGAACGGGGCAAAGACCTTCCTGCGTGTATTTGATGATATGCAGCGCATGCCCTCCGAAGCGGAGATCAGCGCAGCCTTTAAGCGACTGACCAGGCAGCTGCCGGTAGTTGGTTTCCTGGGCGGGCATGGAGAACGGGAAAGCACCAATGGATTCGACAGGGGTTATAAAATGTTTGCGCAGGAAAAAACTTTCCGTTATGCGCTCATTAACCAGGGCTTTGATTTTGCCAATGTGACGCTGGATAAGCCCATCCCGGATGATATCAAGATCCTGGTGATCGCTGAACCGAAGAAGCTGCTTGCCCCGGAAGAGTGGGTCAATCTGCAGCAATACATTGATCGTGGCGGCAATATGCTGATCTGCGGCGAGCCTGGCCGGCAGGAGTTCCTGAACCCCATTACCCAGCCATTGGGTGTCAGCTTTATGAACGGGGTGCTGGTGAAGCCTTCCGAGAAATTCCAGTCGAACCTGCTGGTACAGAACCCAACCAAGGCAGCGGAGGATTTCTCCCATTATTTTGCCGCCATGCGGCGCCGGGAATTGAGCCTGATCATGCCGATGGCCGGTGGCCTGGAACTGGACAGCAGCAAGGGTTTCAAGGTGACCACCCTGTTCACTTCCGATTCTTCCGGCAGCTGGAATGAGATAGAGACCAGCAATTTTGTAGATGATTCGGCTGTTTTCAACCCGTCCAAAGAAGTGATGAAGCCTGTGCCTACAGTGGCGGCGTTGTCGCGGACGGTGAATGGAAAAGAGCAGAAGATAGTAGTGGCAGGTGATGCCGACTGGCTGAGCAATGGTGAGTTGGGCATGACGCGGAAGGATCTGCAGCCTGGTAATTTCACCCTGATCACTGGTGCTTTTTACTGGATGTCGGACGGTGAAGTGCCTATTGATATGCGTCGTGATCCGGCTGAGGACAAATCCATCAGTGTGGGAGAAAAAGGCTGGGCTGTTTCCAATATATTCCTCAAATGGGTATTTACGGGATTGCTGATTGCGGCTGGCCTGGTGATCTGGCTGAAGCGGAGAGGAAGATAA
- a CDS encoding DUF1801 domain-containing protein has protein sequence MIHADTKAYNNVLVAGDKAIANALAKAISKALPEAENKIWHRHPVWFLDGNPIAGYSKLKDCMRLLFWSGQSFEETGLQPEGTFKAAEVRYTNRKEIAAEDLERWLQKAEAIQWDYKNLVKRKGKLERLK, from the coding sequence ATGATCCACGCAGACACCAAAGCTTACAACAACGTGCTGGTCGCAGGAGACAAAGCCATTGCCAATGCCCTGGCAAAAGCCATCAGCAAAGCGCTTCCGGAAGCGGAGAACAAGATCTGGCACCGGCATCCTGTCTGGTTCCTGGATGGCAATCCCATTGCCGGTTACAGCAAACTGAAAGATTGTATGCGCCTGCTGTTCTGGAGCGGCCAAAGCTTTGAGGAAACCGGTCTGCAACCGGAAGGGACCTTCAAAGCTGCTGAAGTGCGCTATACCAACCGAAAAGAAATAGCAGCAGAAGACCTGGAACGCTGGCTGCAAAAAGCCGAAGCTATCCAGTGGGACTATAAGAACCTGGTCAAAAGAAAAGGCAAACTGGAAAGGCTCAAATAA